GGGTTGGAAAGGTCTTATTAACGACCCGTACCTAAACGACACCTTTAAGATCAACGATGGTCTACGTATGGGGCGTAAGCTATTACTTGACCTAACTGATATGGGCATGCCAACAGCGAGTGAATTCCTTGATATGATCACACCGCAATATGTTGCTGACCTTATTAGTTGGGGCGCGATTGGCGCACGTACTACAGAATCTCAGGTTCACCGTGAGTTGTCTTCTGGTATTTCATGTCCAGTTGGTTTCAAAAACGGCACAGACGGTAACATTAAGATTGCATCTGATGCAATCCGCTCGGCGAGTGCTTCTCACCATTTCCTATCGGTAACTAAGTACGGCCATTCAGCAATCGTTGAAACTGCTGGTAACCCAGACTGCCATATCATTTTGCGTGGTGGTAAAGAGCCAAACTACAGTGCTGAGCATGTAAAAGGCATTAAAGACGAACTAACGGCTAACGGTCTTCCAGCAAAAGTGATGATCGATTTTAGCCACGCAAACAGTTCTAAGCAGTTCCAGCGTCAGAAAGTTGTAGCGACAGATGTAGCTGGTCAAATGGCTGGCGGTGAAGACGCAATTTTTGGTGTGATGATTGAATCACACCTAGTAGAAGGTCGCCAGGATCTAGTTGACGGTGTTGCACCTACTTATGGTCAGTCTATTACTGACGCATGTATTGGTTGGGAAGACACAGAACAAGTACTTCGTGAACTCGCTGATGCGGTAGAAGCTCGCCGTAAAGCCTAATTTATTAATCTAATTCAAAGCCTTTGCTTCGGTGAAGGCTTTTTTATTTGATCTTAACCGTACGTCATGTTTTAATTTTGAGAATTGTATATGGTTAAGAAGAGACAAAATGAAACGTAATTTATCCTTGATACTAGCAGCTGTAATCGCTGCATCATTATCAACACCATCACTGGCGGCGGGTTTGAGTAATGAACAAGTTTGTACTGCAGGTCTAGCACTGGCTCTCGACAAGCAACCACGCGGTATTAAAACAAAATCAGCATCGGGTAAGCGTGTGCTATTGTCTGTGAAGGATTGGCAAAGTGATTGGGACTATCGCTGCGATGTGAGCAGAGGCAATAAAACTATTAAAATTGAAGCGAGAGATACTCGCCGAAATGATAGCTATCTAAATCAAACAATACGTTACAAGGTCACTGATAACGCTCGTAGTATTGAAGTCATCATGAAAAAACGCAAAGCAGGTGTGAAGAGTGAGACTTACAAAGCGTATCAGCTAAAAAGTTAGCCAAATCAAACAATACCGATCAAGAGGGCGTGTATATCTCGGTTCCATGTTCTGTCATTGCCATAGTGATCAAAATCTCGTACTAATGCTAAACTAACGTTAGTCAGCGTGATTGAGCAACAGGGAGCTTGGCTTGACGGAATTCCAGTCTAATCAAATCAATGTAAAACGGCATGCTGAGAACCCATTGCTGTGGTCAGTACTCAATGTCGTAGAGCGGCAAACCGAAAGTATCAAGGTACACAGTTTGTTTGCCGTCCTTGCAGAACAACAACTGATTCCCGTACTCGACGAGAGTGCAGAAAAAGATCTATTCAAGCGTAACTTTCTGATTATGAACGCGCTATATCAGCTTCAAGCCTTACTCGTTCCAGAAAAATGGCTGCAAGTGGAAGCGATGGATATACGAATCATGCCATATAACGCCGCTCAGCACGCAATCGCTGATAATGACCCTCTTAGAGACTACTACTTGGATTGGTCTCACTATGAAGCCGACAATCACGAAATTAAGCGACTACTTGAACAGTTTTGGACTCGCTATAAAGAGTATGTGGGCGTTACAGATGTGACAATGTCACATAAGCAAGCGCTGAGCTGTTTCGGGTTAGATAAAAACGCGTCGTCGAGAGAGATTCGCCATGCATGGAGGCGCTGCGCATTGAAGTGGCATCCGGACAGACCCGGCGGAGATAGTGAAAAATTCAGAAAATACTGTGAGGCGTGGTCAATCCTTAAGGAGTCATGACCACGCGGCTCCAGTTAGTATCAAGTATTATTATCTTGGTTGACGCATTTTTGCTGCTCGAAGGCGATTCAAACTCGCTAAAACATCGACGACGCGTGGCTTTGCCAGATCGCCAGAATTTGGCATGTTGCCACTCCAATTGCCCTCTAAGATTGATTCAATCGCTTTTGGTGGATGCATTGACCAACCAGGTTGTTGTGCTAGTTGGAATAGTGTCCAACCAATAGCGTTCAGTTCTGAGTTAGACTCAAGTTGCTCTAGTGCTTCTATATCAATGGTTTCTTTACCAAATCTTAAGCTTTTAGCCCCTTTGCCCGATACGCGGAACTTCCCATCGACAAGAAGTTGTTGAAGGTGAGCGCAATCAACATGCCTCGGTGGGATGAGCTCTAGTGGCTTTTCACATTCGTTTTGACGCTCCGTTGGGTGCAGTTTGATGACTTCACGAGCTTTGTCGGTTACGTCAACAGCTTGGTAGTCTTGCATTTGAATCACGGTATCAGCAACGTCTAAGTAGTCACCCGATCCCCCCATAACAATAATGGTTGAGATATTGAGTTCGTCTCTCAACTGACCGACACGATCTACGAATGGAGTAATTGGCTCGTCACCTTTTGAAACGAGCGCTTGCATGCGTTCGTCACGAATCATGAAGTTGGTTGCCGATGTGTCTTCGTCAATCATTATCGCAGAAGCCCCCGACTCAATAGACTCTTGAAGCCAGGCTGCTTGCGACGTTGAGCCAGAAGCGTCTTGAGTACTAAAATCTGTTGTCTGCTTACCGAATGGTAAATGATTGATGTAGTTGCTCAAGTTGAGATTATGAATAGAGCGACCGTCTTCAGCTTTGATCTTACAAGCGTCATTGAGAGTAACCACGCCTTCACGGCCATCTCCTGGTATATGATCGTAAATCGAACGTTCAAGAGCGTTCAAAAGCGTCGATTTACCATGGAAACCACCACCAACGATGAGAGTGACGCCAGCGGGTATCCCCATGCCTTTGATAAAACCTTGGTTAGGGCGGTGAAGTGTTACTTCCATCGAACTTGGTGATGTAAACGGGATAGCATCTTTCATTGGATAGTCACAATTACCGGCCAAACGAGGCAGTACACTACCATTAGCAACAAAAGCGACGAGATTGTTTGCTTCCAACTGCTCACGAAGTGCGACTTGATCTTCAACGACTTCACAGTGATGTTTTAAGTCCGCAATATCGAGCTCTCGTTCAAGCGTCGCTTTACGGATGTACTTAGGAAGATGGAAAGTAAGAATGTTGGATGCCTTCTTCGCGAGAATTAAGCGACCTTCTGCAGGTAAGTTCACTCTGAAGCGAAGCTCAATACCTTCTTCGGTGAAAACGACGGACGTTGAATCTAGAACTGTCTGACCCGTGATAGAGACAGAAACAGAGTTTTCCTGTTTAGCAAAAGCAGCAAACTGACGCGCGATATAGTCACGTGCAGCAATTTTATAGGCAGGAGACTGTTCTTTTAACCATTCCAATCCTGTTGGCGCCCATTTGCGAAAAGCGCGGACTCGTGACGCTGCAGCGTAAGGATCCGATTGAACATGATCGATGTGAAACTCAAAATCGGTGAAATCGTAGCTTCCTTTAATTTGTTGGTAAGCACGATAGTTTTGCTTTTCGATTTTTTTAAGTTTGGCGATTAATAGATCCATATCGAATGTCTCGGATTTCAAAAGGTTGGTGCGCGATTATAGGAGGCGAACCTCCTGCGGTAAAGGGTTTGGTTCAATAATAGCAAAAGCAAAGGCTGTTAGCGGTTCATGGAAGAACGCCGCGACGTTCAACGAATGATAAACTGAGTTGGAGATGGATACTGTTTTTGTATTTGAATCTCAAAAATGTCTCTAGGCATAGGTTTAGCGTAATAAAAGCCTTGTCCAATATCACACTGCTCATTCAAGACGAATTGATGCTGTTCTTGTGTCTCGACTCCTTCAATAACAACTTGTTTCTCCAACTTTTTAGCAATAGTAATGATCGAACGAAGGATAGATTTGTCCTGGGCATTATCAAGGATATTCGCTAAGAACTCTTTATCGATCTTCAGAGCGTGGAAAGGAAGATTCTTTAGATAATTAAAAGAGGCATAGCCAGTACCAAAATCATCGAGCGCAAACTTCACACCTTGCCGAGTTAAAATTTCCATGTTGTTCTTAGCTACATCAAAGTTAGATACGAGGCAGCTCTCTGTCAGCTCAAGTTCAAGATTGTGAGGCGGAAGCTCATATTGCTCTAAGAGAGCCGTTACTTTGTCTGCGAAAAGAGGGGAGCATATTTGTTTGGCTGAGATATTAATCGATAGGCAAAAATCGGAAGCGAACTCTATCCATTCAGAAGCTCGATCAATTGCATTGCGCAGCACAAAGTAGCCTAATTCTATGATCAAACCGTTTTGTTCCGCCATGTGGATCAGAGCTTCATTAGATACGTCACCCAAAACTGGATGCTTCCAACGTAGTAACACTTCTGCCCCTATCCACTTTTGCGATTCAAGCTCAACCTTAGGTTGGAAATAGAGAATGAGATCGTCGTTTCTAACGGCTTGAATTAAATAGTGTTCGAGTTGATTGAATGCTTTTTGGTCTTGTTGATCAGCATGGGTAAAAAAGGACACAAGCTCTCCTGACTCTTTACAGGCTAAAGCAGCGTGAAACGCATTGTTAATTAATTGGTTGGCATCTTGTGTATGGTAAGAGTTGGCAACACCCATGTAGGTATGTAAATGGACCTCTTGTCCATGAAACTGAAAACCTTGTTTCGCAATGCTTGCTATCTGTTTACATAGTGTTGGCAAGAACTGTTCGTCTACAGCGGGGACAACGGTCGCTAAAGCGAGTTCAGTTGTAGAGATCCTGGCGAAGTAGTGTATCTGAGATGTTATCTCAGTGACTTTTTGTTCAAACTCCGCGAGTAGTTGGTCGAGTCCCTCACATCCAATACGCGCCTGTACACGTTCACCATTCGTAAACTGTACCAAGATAACACTGAGATAGGCTTTACCTTCGATTACTATCGTGTTGTTGAACGAGGCGTTTAGTGCATTTTCCAACCCAGTTCGGTTTAACATGTCCGTAGAATAATCGTGGCTTCGTTGGTGCAGCATTCTTTTTTCTAGCTGCCAGTTGTCTTTTCTCAAAGCTTCGAGTTCGTCTTGTGCCTGTTTCAGTAAACGTTCCTTCTCGCGCAGTTTAGTTTGATAAGCTCGTTTGATCTCTCTACTTTTGAATGACGCTTCTTTGCGCGATACCCATCTGGACAAACGAAATTGCAGTCCATTTAAAAAAGACACGCTTACCAGTGGCTTACGATGGATCGCAAACACGACGCCGATGGGGTCTTTTCCAAGAGAGTAAATGTATAGGTGAGTGATTTGTTCGTCGGGCTTGACCGAAAGGAGCGAATGTAGTGACTCAAAGACTGTGTTGTCAGAAGATCGGTCAGACTCATCAAGAAGTCTTCGTCTATTCTCGTTAACATCGAAATCGTCTAAGTGGGACGAGTATACTAGGTCTATCATGCCACGATGTAATGCGCACCAACCCCAACAAATGTAGTTTGGGTCAGGTGAGCGGTTAACGTCGGAAAAATCAATGATACGCAGCTTTTCCGCACCATTCATCGTTTGCAAGATGGAAGGCTTGGTTCTCGTCATGTTCAATTACCACATCCTGTGGTTGAGTTTCGCTAAATCGTTGCGAAACGAAATGTCATTAAATGAGTATAATGAGCGCTGAAATTTAGAGAGTGCTAATTTTTAGCAAACGCCAAAAACTGGCGCAATATTGACGTGTTTCTCAAGTTTGAGATGTTGTTTGGAGCGATTGAGTCGTGACGGAGGCAAAGGGAAACGTCCTTTGCCTCATGTATAAATATTAAGGCTTGAGGCGGGTAAGCTCGTTGATATCTACAGGTAACGTGTAATCTATATCGTCATACCCAAAACCATTTAGGTTAAGGAAGGCACGTTGGAAACCTTCGAAATCTCCAAGGTCCTTAAAGTTGTCTTCGTTCATCTGATCCAGGAGCGTCTTTACTTTTTCTTGAACGGATGGAGTTAATTCCCAATCGTCCATTCGAATCAATCGCTCACCATCTAGTGGGACAGTTTCTGAGCCATACAGCTTAGTTGAAAACAAGCGTTGCATTTGTTGAATACACTCTTCATGTGTACCTTGTTCTTTCATCGTTTGATAAAGAGCAAGTAGATAAGGTGTTAAGCCGGGGATGAATACACTGGCTTTGGTCACTAACGCTTTACACACAGCAGCATAAGCATTGCCATCGAAGTTTGATAATTCGAGGTTCAATGCATGACTTGTTTGATGAAGATCTACTTTAGCTCTACCGAGAGTGCCATCAAGGTAAATCGGATGAGTAATCTCTGGGCCTACATAAGATAGAGCAACCGTTTTAAACCCGTTAGCGATAGAGTCAGAGTTAACTAGGGTATCGATCCAGCTTTCCCAATCTTCGCCACCCATTACTTTGAGTGTGCCTTCGATCTCTTCGTCGGTTGCTGGCTCAAGAAGTTTGTTTTCCCATTGCTGAGTTTCTAAGTTGATAGAGGCACCAGAGACCGCTTCTCCAATCGGTTTTATCGCCGAGCGCCAGAACTCACCATCACCTTTTGGACGGACACCTGTCGCCAAGCTGTAAACAACGAGATCAACTTCGCCTTCAAAATAGGTTTCAATGGCTTCGATAACTTGTTCACGAACGTCTTGAGAAAAAGCATCGCCCACGATATTGATTGCTCGTCGGCCAGCCTGATTCGCACGTTGCTTAAAGTAGATGTTATTGTACCAACCGGCGCTACCTACGCCTTTCTCAGAGGGACCACGTTCGAACGATACACCAATAGTGTCTGCGTCAGCGCCACCAAAGGTGAGGGCGATTCGCGCTGCCAAACCAAATCCTGAAGACGCGCCCAAAATAAGGACACGTTTAGGTCCATTTTTGATCGGGTTGGCAGATTTAACGTAAGCGATTTGGTCATCGACGGCCTTTTTACAGCCCTCAGGGTGAGCAGATTTAGCGACGACGCCGCTGATAATCGGTTCAATTATCATTGATTACAACCTATCTAAGACGATGATAAAAATTCAAGATAGCGTAAAGTGTTGTAAATTATATTGAGCTAGGGCATCAAATTGGTGATTCTGGGCGTAAACTGGCTATCAGTTTGTTGACCAAAATCACCAAGGTACTGTTATAGGTAGGGTTGTAGGGATTCAGCGACGATTTCTGCGATGAATGGTTGAGCTTCGGCTTTAGGATGCAGACCATCCTCCATCATCCATTCTGGCTTAATAATGATTTGCTCCAGAAAGAAAGGAATTAACGGAACGTTATGTTCTTCGGCAAGTGTTGGATAGATGTTTTCAAACATGGTGCTGTAACGTTTACCGTAATTTGGCGGAACGCGAATTTGCATTAGGAAGACTTCTGCACCTGCTTCCTGACTCTTAGTGATCAGTGTACTCAGGTTGCGTTGAATAATGTTGGGTTGGAATCCACGTAAGCCATCATTTGCACCAAGCTCAATAAGTACATAGTCAGGTTGATGCTCCGTCAGCAAACCAGGTAGTTTAGCGAGACCATTACCTGTTGTGTCCCCTGATACGCTGCCGTTAATAACGGTAAAGTCTGTTGAATCGCCGGACAGTTTATCAGAGAGCATGGTTGGCCAGCTCAGGTCGGCAGACATGTTGTAGCCTGCACTTAAGCTATCGCCAAGTATCAGAATTGAAGCCGCTTTCGCGTGAAAAGAGGCCAAGGAAACAAAAATAATAATCAAAGAGGAAAGTTGCCGAATCATGAGTTCTTCCATAATAAAAGCTGAGTCAGTGACCAAAGTAGTGTCTACGAAAACGGAACATTTAACAATCCTTGAAGATGTGAATCTATCTATAGAGGAAGGCGAAACGATAGCGATCGTTGGTACATCGGGTGCTGGTAAATCGACGTTGATGACGCTTCTAGCGGGTTTAGATGTCCCTAGCTCAGGCAACATTGAGTTGCTATCAAAAACAATCTCTGATTTAGATGATGAAGCGAGAGCCAGTATTCGTAGTGAGTATCTGGGGTTCGTTTTTCAAAGCTTTCTGCTAATTCCGAGCTTATCAGCTTTAGGAAATGTGACTCTGCCCTGTCTTCTTCGAGGAGAGCAAGAGGACGAAGCGAAAGCGAGACAACTTCTAGAATCCGTAGGCTTAGGGCATCGTATCGACCACTTGCCGTCACAATTATCTGGTGGCGAACAACAGCGTGTTGCCATTGCTCGCGCCTTCATGACTAGCCCAAAGATTTTGTTTGCTGACGAACCCACCGGAAACTTAGACCAAAATACGGCTCATAAAATCGTAGAGCTCCTGTTTAACTTAAACCGAGAACATGGAACAACACTCGTACTCGTCACACATGATTTGTCGCTTGCTCAACGCTGTGACCGCATCTTGCACATGAACGCTGGAAGATTGGAACAGGAGTAGGGTATGTCACAGGGAACACTGAATACGCGTTTAGTGAAATGGAGCTTTGATGAAATTAGGCAAGGACAACTGTGGCCGATCGCTATCTCATTGACGCTAATCATTGCATGCATCTTCGGTCTAGCGGCTCTTGCAGAACGCATGGAACAAGTAATTGTAAAGCAGGGGAAAGATGCGCTGACAGCGGACACTATCTATATCTCTGCCAATCCAATTACTGAACAGAACAAGCAGTTCATTGAGAACTCGGGGCTAGACAGCTCTTGGTACACACGCTTCGCTACTATGTCGTTTAGCGACAATGGGATGCAACTTATTACGGTAAAAGCGGTGGACTCAAAGTTTCCGCTTCGCGGTACGCTTACTTTGGGCTCTGATGAAGGGCAACAAAACCATGTCAGTGAAGGTGAGCTATGGCTAGATAGTCGTATTGCGGAACAGCTTGATGTTGTTCAGGGTGACGTTGTCACTATCGGCGATGCAGAGCTTGCTGTAAGCGGTGTTATTTTGGAAGAACCTGGTATTAGCTTTAATCCATTCCAGCAAATGCCGACCGCGTATATTCATCAAAGCTCGGTTGATCAAACAGGTGCAGTTCAACTCGGTAGTCGAGTCCAATTTAGAGCTTATTTGGTTGGTGATGAGCCCCAAATTGAAGCGCTAAAACAACAGATTGAGCTGACACCGAGTGATAGGTGGCGTGATCAATCGTCGGGCAGTCGTACTAACGATATCTTTGACCGTACAACTCAATATCTATCCCTAACGGTCGCTATCATCATTATTATGGCTGCGACAACACTTGTTCTAACTTGCCAAAACTATGTCCAAAGTAGGCGACAAACTGTTGCTATGCTAAAAAGCTTGGGCGCGAGCCGACAATGGCTAGTTAGATGGCTATCGATACAGACACTGCTGCTTGTGAGCATGTCTATCGCAGCTGGCTTGGTGTTAGGGATGGGGCTAGAGACACTACTTCGGTTGCCGTTAACCGACCTCTTGCCCGACCCGCTACCAACTTATGGACTTAAGCCTGCTGTTATCGCTGTCATGTCTAGCTTACTGATAGGTGTACCAGCGTTGGGTATTCCACTGTATAAACTCATTTCAGTCTCTTCGGTAGAAGTCCTTCAAAGCGCAGACGAGAAACAGGGCGGTTGGATTAACTTGCTGGTTCTAGTGCCACTGGTACCGCTTCTTGTTGCTTACCGTGACAACAATCTCGTTTGGATAGTATTGGCTGGTATTGTTGGCTTGTTTATGGTGCTTGGGGCCATCAGTGTACTCTTTACGTTGCTACTCGGTAAGGTGTCCCTTCCTATCTCAATGAAGCTTGCTGTAAGTCGTATCAATCGCAGCAAACGACACACAGGTTTGCAGTATGGCGCATTAGGACTGTCTTTGATGCTCCTAACGACTATTTGGCTAGTAAGAAATGATCTGTTAAGTGATTGGCAAAGAACTTTGCCAGCAGATGCACCAAATGCCTTTGCTCTAAACATTGCAGAGTACGAAAAGGATGCGTATTTGGAAGCACTTGATGGCAATGAGATTCAACGTTCTGAGGCTTTTCCTATTTCTCGCGGTAGATTAACGCTGATTAATGGTGAGGATGCTCAAAACCGTCAGAAGAAAGGTCTTGAAGAAGAGGACGCGTTAAGTCGAGAGCTTAACTTCACCTACGCGGAACAACTTCCTAGCTACAACGACGTGCTATCTGGTGAGTGGACTGATGTCGGAGGCGTGTCGGTAGAGAAAGAAGTCGCCCAAAACCTTGGATTGCAGCTTGGTGATGAACTTGGCTTTACCATTAATGGACAAGAAGTTAGTGCGAAGGTTAACTCTATCCGTTTCGTTGAATGGCGAGATATGAAGCCTAATTTTTACTTTATTTTCACTCCCGATGTGTTGGCGAACATTCCGAGCGCTTGGCTAGTGAGCTTTAGGCTTGAAGACAAGGACAACGCGCTCATCAGTGAACTATCTCGAAACCATCCTACGGTTAGTCTTATGGACATCCGTCTGATGGGGGAGAAAATTCAAGGATTGCTCAGCCAAATTGTATGGTCGATTACGGTGTTAGCAGCGTTGGGCGTCTTGTCTGGCGTCTTGTTGATCTTTACTCTGCTTAGGTTGAGCCTATCGCAGCGCCAAGCAGAAATACGCTTGTATAGAACGCTTGGAGCGAGTCGTAAACGCATCGTAAGAACGATTTGGGCTGAATATGGGATCATGGCGATAACGGCTGGTATCGTCGCAACGTTTGGCGCTGAGCTTGTAGTGGGTTCAATTATGACCTTTGGATTTGAGCTTCCTTGGAGTTGGCATTTATCCACGTGGATCATCGTCCCCGCAATCGCTTTCCTGACTTTAGCAATGGTTCTTTTTTCATTGATAAGACAGATGCTTACTACGTCACAGAAGCAGTTCGCTTAATAGTTAGCCACCGATTTTGTTAAGTTATCCACAAAATCGGTGGATAAAGTCTTGGATAACTCAAGAGTAATATTAGCGTCAAAAAACCGTAGCCTTTGATTTGTCGGTGATGAGCGTGTTTTGCAGTGTCAGAACTGTGTCAAAAAACTTATTCACCGATTATCTGTCAAGAGAAATCATCACAAAATTTGGGATTTTTTTTAGTGATGGATAGGGCTAAAATGGCGCATCATTATTACGCCAGCTTATAAGAAATGAACCAAGAATTCACAATGGCACAAAGCAGTAAACGTGTGGCAATTATTGGCGGAGGCGTCGCCGGATCGACCGTCGCGCTCTTTCTAGCAAAACAGGGCGTAGATGTAACGCTTTTTGACAAGAACAAAAGTCTAGTCAGCGGCCCACCGATTTGTCACCTCCATGCTGGTGGAAATTTATACCGCGAGATCTCTCAACAACAATGTCTAGATTTGTTAAAGCAATCGATCGACTTCGTTCGTTTTTTCCCATCAAGTGTTAACGTTCGTCCAACTGTTATTGCTGTACCAAAGGTCGACGATGGTGAGCCATTTGCGCTGCTTCCAAGACTGAAGGTACTTCGCGAAGCCTATCGTGGTTTAATTAATGAAGATGCCGACAATAACGTGCTCGGCTCTCCAGATGACTATTTCTATGAGTACGATTACGAGCAGCTAAAAGCGCTTTCTCAGCGTGATTGCCCCAAAGTACCATCGTCTCTAGATGAATGGCTCATTCCATTTGCAAAGTATACTGATCTGGAGCAGCTAAAGTTCCCTATCTATGTTGTCCAAGAGTATGGGCTAAGCTTATTCCGCGTTGCCTCATCGGTTCAGTTGTGGACTGAGCAACTTGACAATTTGCATGTGAGAACGGGCGTCGTTGTCGATGATATTGAGCCTCTTGAGTCTCATTACAACGTTGCTCTGGACGACGGTGAAGTTGGGACATTTGATTTCGTTATTAACGCGTGTGGCTTTCGTACCGGTTCAATCGACGACAAGCTTGAAATAAAACGTCAGCGTCTCGTTGAGTTTAAAGCCGCATATGTAACGAAATGGGAATCACATCAAGAAGAGAAATGGCCAGAAGTGATCTTTCATGGCAAACGCGGCACACCGCAGGGTATGGCGCAGTTGACCCCTTATCCAGGTGGCTATTTTCAGTTACATGGAATGACAAAAGAGATAACGCTGTTTGATAAAGGCTTAGTGGGGTCAACCACAGAAACCTCTCAGCCAGAGTTACCTCAATCGCTAATTAACAAAATCGATAAAGGCTGGCCACTCGATGTGCAGGTAGCGCGCTCTAAAAGTGCTATTCGACACATTAGTCAGTTTGTTCCTGACTTTTCAACGGCCGAGCCTGCCGGTAAACCACTTTACGGCGCTCAGCAGATACCAGGCAACGAAGCGAGCTTGAGAACAGCGGATGTGAGCTTCGAGGGCGAGCGGTATGCTCGCTTGGAAATCGTTAAGGCTTCATCAGCGCTTATCGCAGCCAAAAAGATCATGAGTAAATGGTTTGTTCAACAACCACAAACTATGGTTCATACTTACAGCCTGGACCCTGCGCGAGTTCAAGAGGTTGCAATGAATATCGCCAAAGAACGTGGTTATCCGGAGTCATTGGCGATTGCCTATTGAACTGCCAATTGTCTGGTTTACAAAGAGAAGTCTAAATAAAGTGTCGCAAATCTATATCGATTGCATATAATCGGACTGAGCAACACAAGGAATTTATAATGAACGTACTAGTAACAGGTGGAGCGGGCTATATTGGTAGCCACACATGCGTGCAGCTTATCGAAGCAGGTATGACGCCAATCATCTTCGATAATCTTTATAACGCTAAAGCAGCGGTCATTGATCGTATTGAGAAAGTCTCAAAGACTCGCCCAGTATTTGTGAAAGGTGATGTTCGTGACAAGCAAGCGCTTGTTGAGGCGATGAAGACTCATAACATCGACTCAGTTATTCATTTTGCTGGTTTGAAAGCAGTGGGTGAATCGGTAGCAAAGCCAATTGAATATTACGACAATAATGTCAACGGTACCTTAGTCCTTGTCGATGCGATGCGCGAAGCAGGTGTCAAACACTTAGTATTTAGCTCTTCAGCAACAGTATATGGCGATCCAGCATCAGTGCCGATTACTGAGTCATTCCCAACCAGCGCGACGAACCCTTACGGCCGCAGTAAGCTCATGGTTGAAGAGTGTTTAACTGACTTCCA
This is a stretch of genomic DNA from Vibrio maritimus. It encodes these proteins:
- a CDS encoding ABC transporter ATP-binding protein, encoding MSSSIIKAESVTKVVSTKTEHLTILEDVNLSIEEGETIAIVGTSGAGKSTLMTLLAGLDVPSSGNIELLSKTISDLDDEARASIRSEYLGFVFQSFLLIPSLSALGNVTLPCLLRGEQEDEAKARQLLESVGLGHRIDHLPSQLSGGEQQRVAIARAFMTSPKILFADEPTGNLDQNTAHKIVELLFNLNREHGTTLVLVTHDLSLAQRCDRILHMNAGRLEQE
- a CDS encoding ABC transporter permease; this translates as MSQGTLNTRLVKWSFDEIRQGQLWPIAISLTLIIACIFGLAALAERMEQVIVKQGKDALTADTIYISANPITEQNKQFIENSGLDSSWYTRFATMSFSDNGMQLITVKAVDSKFPLRGTLTLGSDEGQQNHVSEGELWLDSRIAEQLDVVQGDVVTIGDAELAVSGVILEEPGISFNPFQQMPTAYIHQSSVDQTGAVQLGSRVQFRAYLVGDEPQIEALKQQIELTPSDRWRDQSSGSRTNDIFDRTTQYLSLTVAIIIIMAATTLVLTCQNYVQSRRQTVAMLKSLGASRQWLVRWLSIQTLLLVSMSIAAGLVLGMGLETLLRLPLTDLLPDPLPTYGLKPAVIAVMSSLLIGVPALGIPLYKLISVSSVEVLQSADEKQGGWINLLVLVPLVPLLVAYRDNNLVWIVLAGIVGLFMVLGAISVLFTLLLGKVSLPISMKLAVSRINRSKRHTGLQYGALGLSLMLLTTIWLVRNDLLSDWQRTLPADAPNAFALNIAEYEKDAYLEALDGNEIQRSEAFPISRGRLTLINGEDAQNRQKKGLEEEDALSRELNFTYAEQLPSYNDVLSGEWTDVGGVSVEKEVAQNLGLQLGDELGFTINGQEVSAKVNSIRFVEWRDMKPNFYFIFTPDVLANIPSAWLVSFRLEDKDNALISELSRNHPTVSLMDIRLMGEKIQGLLSQIVWSITVLAALGVLSGVLLIFTLLRLSLSQRQAEIRLYRTLGASRKRIVRTIWAEYGIMAITAGIVATFGAELVVGSIMTFGFELPWSWHLSTWIIVPAIAFLTLAMVLFSLIRQMLTTSQKQFA
- a CDS encoding FAD-binding oxidoreductase, whose amino-acid sequence is MNQEFTMAQSSKRVAIIGGGVAGSTVALFLAKQGVDVTLFDKNKSLVSGPPICHLHAGGNLYREISQQQCLDLLKQSIDFVRFFPSSVNVRPTVIAVPKVDDGEPFALLPRLKVLREAYRGLINEDADNNVLGSPDDYFYEYDYEQLKALSQRDCPKVPSSLDEWLIPFAKYTDLEQLKFPIYVVQEYGLSLFRVASSVQLWTEQLDNLHVRTGVVVDDIEPLESHYNVALDDGEVGTFDFVINACGFRTGSIDDKLEIKRQRLVEFKAAYVTKWESHQEEKWPEVIFHGKRGTPQGMAQLTPYPGGYFQLHGMTKEITLFDKGLVGSTTETSQPELPQSLINKIDKGWPLDVQVARSKSAIRHISQFVPDFSTAEPAGKPLYGAQQIPGNEASLRTADVSFEGERYARLEIVKASSALIAAKKIMSKWFVQQPQTMVHTYSLDPARVQEVAMNIAKERGYPESLAIAY